CTAGCCGAATCAGACAACAGaactaaatcaaaacaataattctattcctatagaaaaatatttgatatgatGTTTTGCAAATATGGGATGAGATATTGTATGAAACCCACAACGAGTGTTCTTACTAAGTAccaaatttgtaaacaaatgtaaaaaccCTGGTAAAaaccgtaattttttttgccgaataaaGTAAACAAGTATTTCTGGCTCAGACAcaaaatgtctctttcgcaaaatgtcgctACAGGgacttagaataaaataataataataatgtatgaactttattgcccataaacacattaggtacacaaagaatagagtttaggtacatatggagcaaaggcggacttattgcTCAAAAATCTcgattttcaaagaaaaatcatttattgaagttatatacatataggttaGGTAGTACTTACATAAAGTTAAACATTTGACGggaatctaaattaaaacgtttttatttgttgatataGGGATGTTCCGTTAAGAAATTATCTGTTCAGAAAATTGTCAATAattggtaattttaaaaattattactttgcaaaatccatactaatattctgTCAAAATCTGAAagttacgctttcacggctaaaccgttggaccaaattcgatgaaatttgatatgcatgtagttaaagactccccttcaaacataggctacgtttttttttccaaaaatcaacccccaactgactataatggggtcgaaagtttgtaagtaaatcgtccgttccgctttcgcagataaattcatgcgggcgaagccgcggccaatagctagttaaaatatcattaaaaaaatcatttcttcAACGCAACTAAAAAGTTATCATTTATTTCCTCGCCGTTAttgaaacaacaacaaataaacaaatatatttattctctgcttgggttaaaatacattaaaacgtAATGACGCCCGCTAGCTTTCCTCGTATCCTTCAGTCTTCATATCATTGAGTCCTAGCTCCTCGTTCTGTTCGTGTGAGCGCTCGTATCTCGTTATCTTAACACCTGTAATCAAAGACAAAACTATAGACAAATCAAGCCAAATGAGACAGAACATTTCTATACAATTTTCCGGCCTATCTCATACAAAGCGTCTCAGAGGTACGCCTCATTGCTACGTTGCGCACATTTCTTTCAAACCACGCAAcgaattatacacctaaaccttcctcaggaaccactctgtccattggtgaaaacagcatgaaaatccgtgcagtcgttttttgtgtttcgctaacagacagacgctgCTGAGgaaattgttgtatatttattgtatggatataaatatatttttttctctattaaAGTTTCAATGATTGCGACTGATTttctagtatatatagtatttgtgACTAATGGTGTAATTTACAATCATAACCAGAATCTATTGACTAAAGATTTTCAGTAAAGTCTACTTTTGACCAACCAACTTAACCAATCAAATCAGTCAAAAATAACGTTGACTTGATCAACATTATGATTGGTTAAAAGCGGCTTGAGTTTTGACCGGATAAGAGATTTGACTGCAACACGCACACGACACGGGGGAAAGAGACGGCATGTGGACGTGCTACGTATTTAGGAGATTAGgagattacatttttaatttaatttgccatttctaaaatttcaaattacttgATATATGTGACTAGATAAGATATCTGATACAATAATTCCATACAAACATTCAGAATGTAAATCTTTCATAAACATTCACTTacacagtaggtacctatcggATATCTCAATCTAGGAATTAGTTGGGTGGCAGCATGTCTAACGACAGCTgtcaatgtcataaaataccgcctttttatttgtaaaaagtacGAAActacttttgatttggacaTTACACGGAGACGACGAACGAAACCAAGAGAGTATAATTAGAATCCCTCGAGATTTAACCCATAATCCTCACACCACATCTTTCCAGGGATTCTGTATGTTTTTAAGGATTTACCTTCGTCTGGTGTGGTCGGGTCGTCGGCCAAGCTCTGAACATACGAGTTACCAGCGGGGTCGTCCAACACTATGGTCACTGCACGGTTACCGTCCAACACTTCTTGGAGCTTCTCTATGAATCTGTgaacatcattattataaataaattaaagtaaggacaaatcacacagatttgtattacgggatactaactcaacgatactacattttataacatatacatatatagataaacatccaagacccgggccaatcagaaaaagatcattttccatcatgactgaAATAATGTGTATTGGCAATTACAAtcctcctaatattataaaggctaacgtttgtgaggatgtgtgtatgtacgtttgttactctttcacgcaaaatctattgcacagattgctatgaaatttggtacacgggtagaatataacctggaataacacatagggtaatttttatcccgaaattgccacgggagcgaagctcgggggcgcagctagtgtaaatataatattggaacccaaaaaatacaaattaaaaaacccccgactttatcattattcatttcgttactacttttgaacggctgagccgattttgatcaaacatatctaagagcTGCCGCacaaaaattacctataaaaaaaaaccgcattcTAATCGGTTCAACCGTTGATGAGTTACGGTGCCCCGTACACAGACATACTTAGGTTcaaacttaaaacattttgcaaCAATTGACAgcgaaaaattttttttaaattagaataattcAACTTAATTATCTAATGCAAATCTTGGTGGCCAGTGCAGTTGATTTACTTGAGCACATTGTAATTTCTTGGACAAACTctgataaaaagttttttatatttatttatgtacacaacataacagtgtaaatataaaacttacaaataggaaagtgtattatttatttctatagaaatttcttccagtagacccgcgaaagaagaatgggaaaaaaagaaaattacaataaacttaaatattttatgtgtaatgtataaaacatgtataagaactacatatagtaaataagtaaataaactataatagtaaatacaaataatatatatgtatattaggaTCAAACAGAAAGGAGATATTCCTTAACCCTTTTCTTAAAGACcgaaattgtttttgactCCTGTATACTAATTGGAAGTAGATTCCATAACTTGACTGCTTTTAATTATgaccttattatttaattattttttaaggttttttaggttaagaagagatgaaaatcacgtcactcaaagggcattgaagatggaagtaaagggttccaggaatagaggaagacctgagaagaaatggatggaggaTGGATAcggttaattattatttttgaaatgattaCAGTTGCAGTCGTTCGCTGGCGAGCCCCGGCGCGTCGCCCGCAGCCCGCAGCTGGTCGGCCGTGGCCCGCAGCAGCCCCTCCGCCGTCGTGAACCTGCCGCCCAGCGCGCGCCCGCCCGTCTCCAGCTCCAGCTCTGCTATTGACATGCTGCACGTTTCCGACTGAAggttatatcaatatattaggacaaatcacacagattgagctggccccaaagtaagttcgagacttgtgtcatgggataccaactcaacgatactatattctgtaacatatacatacctatatagataaacatcaacagaaaaagatcattttccatcatgaccctaAAGCACAAGCACAGCAACGAAACCTGAAAAAACAGCACTCCTTTTTGAGCAGTCatgtaaaatgttgtttttttttttcaaaaataaattaaaaagccaAATTTCTTCTCTGGTTATCTACATCCAGGAAGTAGGTATGTAGATAGGTGCATAGCTAagaaattttaactattatttcGATAGGTACACAATCGCaaaactcggacagatgccgacggcGACTGCACGAACATTGCATTGTTTGTatgagaatttttatttaccgcaattcACAACCACAACCATTTCATAAAACTAGCCGAATCAGACAACAGaactaaatcaaaacaataattctattcctatagaaaaatatttgatatgatGTTTTGCAAATATGGGATGAGATATTGTATGAAACCCACAACGAGTGTTCTTACTAAGTAccaaatttgtaaacaaatgtaaaaaccCTGGTAAAaaccgtaattttttttgccgaataaaGTAAACAAGTATTTCTGGCTCAGACAcaaaatgtctctttcgcaaaatgtcgctACAGGgacttagaataaaataataataataatgtatgaactttattgcccataaacacattaggtacacaaagaatagagtttaggtacatatggagcaaaggcggacttattgcTCAAAAATCTcgattttcaaagaaaaatcatttattgaagttatatacatataggttaGGTAGTACTTACATAAAGTTAAACATTTGACGggaatctaaattaaaacgtttttatttgttgatataGGGATGTTCCGTTAAGAAATTATCTGTTCAGAAAATTGTCAATAattggtaattttaaaaattattactttgcaaaatccatactaatattctgTCAAAATCTGAAagttacgctttcacggctaaaccgttggaccaaattcgatgaaatttgatatgcatgtagttaaagactccccttcaaacataggctacgtttttttttccaaaaatcaacccccaactgactataatggggtcgaaagtttgtaagtaaatcgtccgttccgctttcgcagataaattcatgcgggcgaagccgcggccaatagctagttaaaatatcattaaaaaaatcatttcttcAACGCAACTAAAAAGTTATCATTTATTTCCTCGCCGTTAttgaaacaacaacaaataaacaaatatatttattctctgcttgggttaaaatacattaaaacgtAATGACGCCCGCTAGCTTTCCTCGTATCCTTCAGTCTTCATATCATTGAGTCCTAGCTCCTCGTTCTGTTCGTGTGAGCGCTCGTATCTCGTTATCTTAACACCTGTAATCAAAGACAAAACTATAGACAAATCAAGCCAAATGAGACAGAACATTTCTATACAATTTTCCGGCCTATCTCATACAAAGCGTCTCAGAGGTACGCCTCATTGCTACGTTGCGCACATTTCTTTCAAACCACGCAAcgaattatacacctaaaccttcctcaggaaccactctgtccattggtgaaaacagcatgaaaatccgtgcagtcgttttttgtgtttcgctaacagacagacgctgCTGAGgaaattgttgtatatttattgtatggatataaatatattttttttctctattaaAGTTTCAATGACTGCGACTGATTttctagtatatatagtatttgtgACTAATAGTGTAATTTACAATCATAACCAGAATCTATTGACTAAAGATTTTCAGTAAGTCTACTTTTGACCAACCAACTTAACCAATCAAATCAGTCAAAAATTGTTAAGCTTTATATGGTAACCCCATTTAGTATATGGTATCccttaaacatttaaaacgtatgacaacatttgtattttgacGTATCCGGTTCATTCTCCCTTCTTCCTTTGAATCTGTCATGGCCGGACGTGCTATCCGaccttttatattaattagtgtttattataattcctTCGGATTTGTGTagctttattttaacaaataaatgctTATACAAACTACTCCGTGTTTGCCTCTCGCCACCCACACTACACTCTGCTTCAATTTAACAGGTTATGGGCCCAGCACGTGGGTGGCATTGTTGATGAGGCTTGAATTTACACTAGTTTTGTGTTTCGAATAGCGTCCGCCTAACGTGACATACGGCCGATTTAACACTTCATTCAGAACAACAACAAATGGCATCTGTTGAAGGTAATACGTCGGTGAAACCGACTCACATCATGGCCTCTACTCAAGGAATAGAGAAATTGGACGGCCCGGCAAATTTCCACACATggaaatttacaatacaaaatattttaatattggaaGGACTTTGGGACGTCGTCGAGGGACGCGACAATGATGCAGGTAACAGTCGGCGTGCTCTGGCGCGCATATGTCTCGCTATAAAACCTTGTTTATATCAATATGTTCGGCATTGCAATACTGCCGCGGAAGCTTGGaataatcttttaaatatatttgaagatAAAGGACTATATAGACGTGTTCTTTTGCTACGTAGACTGCATAAGATACAATACAATGATTTTGATTCAATGACTTCATATATAGAAGAAGTGACCACATTGGTGCAGCAATTACTTGACATAGGAAGGCAAATAGAAGATGCTGAGGTCGCCGAAATTTTGCTGAGTGGATTGTCGTCGGATTATGACACAATTGTCTCCAGTTTGGCAGCGGTGACTGCAACAAATCAGCTCTCGAGCGAGCTGGTAAAGTCAAGATTACTACAAGAATATGCTCGCAAGATCTCTAATGATGGTGGTTCGGCTTTTGTATCTAGGAAGACCATGAAATTAATATGCAATCATTGTGGTAAAAAGGGACACACCAAGGCGcgttgttataaattaaaacgagAAAAGAAAGCCAGCAAGACAGTGACTGTTCCAGTTGATAGGACACATTTAGTGTCAGCGTTCCTGACTGTACCtgatagtaatttttatttagacagCGGTGCTAGTAACCATATGGTAAATAACCACAATTTCTTTGTGGACATTAAACCAAATAgaactttaattaaagttgCAAATGATGAGACTTTAACAAGTCAAGGGATTGGtactataaaattgtttattaacaaCCAGGTGAGTCCTTTGATTTTGTCTAATGTCCTATATGTGCCGCATTTGtctagtaatttaatttccgtttccaaattaattgaaaaagattattttgtagtttttaataataagggCTGttccatttataataaaggtCAAACATCTGGCAACCCAATTGCATGTGTTGCATGTATTAATGGTTTATATATGTTGTGTGTGAATGTCAATGTAAGGAATGACAAGTCCTCACTGAAGGAGCACTCTTTGTTCCTGGGTGATAAGAGCCAGGAATCACCGAGAGCCACAGAAGCAGCAGGATTATCAGCAGAATTATGGCACAGGCGTCTAGGACATTTAGGTGTAAAAGGTATGATACAACTTCGGAAACGTGCATGCGGTATCATGTTTCAGGATGAAGATAAACTGAAGAGCTGTGAACCATGTCTTCAGGGGAAGATGTCGGCCGCATCTTATCCCGGTGGGCAGGCACATCGAGCAACTGAGCCGCTCCAGTTGATTCATAGCGACGTCTGTGGTCCAATGCAGGAACCTAGCTGGGGAGGGGCGAGATATCTTGTCACCTTTACTGATGACTGCACTCGCAAAACTTATGGATAccttatgaaaaataaatctgaggtaattaattgttttataaccTTTAAGTTACAAGTAGAAAATCAATTGGGTTtgcatattaaaatgttgagaACTGATAATGGTGGTGAATATTTCAGTAACAAGTTctctgaatatttaaaaagggAAGGTATTATACATCAAAGTACTGTGCCCTACTGTCCACAACAAAACGGGGTTAGTGAGCGTCTTAATAGAACGCTGATGGATAAGGTCAGGTGTATGCTAGCAGAATCAGGACTTTGCTACCGTTATTGGGGAGAGGCAGTAATGACTGccatttatcttaaaaatagaTCACCCACTGAGGCTTTAGCAGGTCGTTTGCCTGAGCAAGCATGGTCTGGTTTGCCCGTGGACCTGGCTCATCTCAGGGTTTTTGGCTGCATCGCATATCACCTCATTCCATCTGAGAAACGTAGGAAGTTAGATCCTAAAGCGCAAATGGCTATTTTTGTAGGCTATAGCGAAACATGCAAAGGATATAGATTATCTGACCCGTCTAATCCtaatcatgtttttatttcccgTAGTGTGGTGTTCATAGAGAataagttttatgaaaatgtacCTGTATCAGTAAATGActgtgataatattaataattattattttaattcaatacaaGAGAATTTGATGAATAATGATAATTGTAATTCTCGAAATGATGATGTTATTGAGaattcgaataaaaatatttctcattgTACAGATGCCGAGGATGTCAACAAGGAAGAATCTTCTAAAGAAAATGTGACTACTTCAGACTCCAATGAAGAATCTGATGCCGACGAGTTTTATGATAGCATGACATCGTCTGGCCGGGCTTCTGATGGAGGGGAAGAGTTTGTACCTGTCGAACCTACGACGAGGGTGTCACAACGTCCTGTGCGTAATGTACGTCCACCACAAAGGTATGGTGATTATGATTATGGCATGTTCAGTCAGCATGCTCTATACGAGGAACCAATGTCATATGACGAAGCCATGGCTTCGCCACACCGTGAAGATTGGCTTGCAGCAATGCAAAGCGAATACAAATCTCTTTTGAATAATCAGGTTTGGAAACTGGTTGCTAGACCTACTAACACTAACATCGTGAAATGTAAATGGGTGTACAAACTAAAGCATGACGCGGATGGGAAATTTGATAGGTTTAAAGCTAGACTGGTTGCCAGGGGTTTCACCCAAAAGCAGGGAATTGATTATAACGAGACTTTCTCTCCGGTAGTGAGGCATTCCTCTatgagaattttattttcattagcaAATGAAATGGACTTGGAGATTGATCATGTGGATGTCACAACTGCATTTTTAAATGGTGAGCTTAATGAAGTCATATACATGGAGCAACCTGTAGGTTTTTGTAATGGCAATTCAAATGAAGTTTGTCTACTTCAGAAAAGTTTGTATGGTTTAAAACAGGCCAGTAAAATGTGGAATGAGaaattacataatgttttaACTGAAATTGGTTTTAAACAATCACTATGTGAACCATGTATTTATACAAAGAAAGTGGATAAAGACTTTGTTGTTATAGCTGTGTATGttgatgatttttatttattttatagcaaacaTAGTTTAATTAACACTTTCCGGGGCAGAACGGCGATTTTCGTGATTTGCGAAAATCACAATATGACACAACGCCTATTTacgctaaaatatttttcaatttatttgctaGTACGGACATAAGCGTGAAGATTTCATAGAGTCTATATGAAGTCACATGTTTACTGTCACAACGCAAGCAATTTCAATGGTGTACTGTCACAACAGAAGATTTTTAGCTGCAAACGTGTGGCCTTACACACACATGTAAACGTTCGCATAGTAAGCGTGTCGTGCCGCCACGAAGATAGCCGACGCGCGACTATAGCGCTGTGGTCGGTCAGTAGCGCAGTGCCACAGTGGGGGGCGATCGCTTGCGGCCGCGCAGTTTCAGCACGTGGTGTTTGTggttagtattttattcaatttattattttcttgcttttttggagtaaaataataacatgccaattatttgtgaaatgtgTTTCAGAGAATTGAGTGTATTTTAcgataaaaatgacatattttgtaCACCCTAACCtgtaactataattattattatgttttattgtatgttgtATATCTATTGCAATCGTGTTATGTTGCTTCTGGTCTGGCTGTCTGTTACAATAGGTATTTTACTTATAGATGGCTACTAGAAAGAAGAGGGCACGTCAAAGCGAGAAATCCAAGACCTTGTTTGGAGCAGAAGAGTCAGGTAGTAGTCATGATCCGTTCTCTGACGTTGAAGGTGAATATGACTCCGACAAAAATTTTGAACCACCCGTGGAATATTCTAGTGGCAGTgaagaaagtatttttgacaCACGTCCGCAGAACATACCCCGATCTCTGTCAGGAAGTGAGGAATCCAGTCAAGAATCTGATGAAAACTCTGAGAGTGATGACGGGACAGAAAATAACTCAGCTGAAACTCAGGAAGAAGGTGAGGATGCCGACGTAAGCAGCGACCAAGAAAGAAGCTCAATTCAGGGTGTTAGGGCTAGATCGCCCGAGCGGGTTTCTGGAGAAGAAGTTACACATCAAGAAGAAAATGAGGTAAACTGCTATTTGATACTTACCTTGAAGTTGAAACTTTgagttcaattttttttataacctatTTAATTAGTACAGTCAGCGTCATAAACATCTACACACTTTAGTACCCTAACACGTTGTAATAAGGTGCTATAGTGTGTAGATGTTTATGACGCTGACTGTACATATGTTGTAAAACCCAAAATGCGACTATACCTAAGTTTAGCCGACTAAATTTAGGTGTATCCGCATTTCGGGCTTTAGCTGTAACACATATCGCACtaacaatacaataagtaGTGTTGTAACtcaaaataggtaatttttcaGAATCAAAAAAGACTTATAAATCACTTCCTATTATAGATACACATAAAATGAATGTTTTCTgtgtttttgaaatgaaatttttggcATTATTACAACGACGGTTTTATTGACTTGTGGGGCATTGAATTTTACGTTTGTTTATAGTGTTATGTCAAGTTAGATGTATTTTCAGTTACAACactattgtattattagtGCGATATTATAAAGGATACAGGTAATTGAGTGTTGAATTGaaactgtaaaatttatgtacagatttatttgatttattgtcaATAGTATGTTTACATTACTTTTTGTTCATACAGGACCAAAGCAGCAGACCAGAAGATTCACACGTTTCGGAAGAGGAAATCAGCCCAAGTCAAGACGAACCGATTACCGATCGTCAATCAAGCGCCAGTCAACCACCAGTGGCCCTAGTTTCTGATGGAAGAAATCAAGACTCTGAAGATTTTCCTTTGCCGCAACCACAGGCACAAGCTGAAGTGAGAGAGCGTGAGATAGAGGTCAGTATAGttcaagaagaaaataatgccGGAAATCAGCTTAGTGTCAGTAGAGGACACAGACATTCGGTGAATCCTGTGCGCCGAGGTACTCCTCCACCAACTGAAAGGATTTGGGAGGAAAATGTATTAGATATTCCTTCATTTGAGTTCAGATCAGCTGCGGAAGGTCCGACTTTTgaagtaaatgaaaataccACATGTGAAGcagtatttaatgaaatttttacacCAGAGATGTTAGAATATTTAGTTGAAAGAACAAATTCTTACGGAGAAGCCCTAACAAATACTAATCGGCCGCATACACGCCATGCGCGAAACTCTGTATTCCGACCAACAAATACAGAAGAGATGAGAAAGTTCCTAGGGCTCATATTATTAAATGGTCATATTCATGTCCCAAACCAAAGAAAACTTTTCACTTACGATGATCCGCTGTACTTCCATCCCGTATTTAATTACACAATGTCCTGTAGAAGATACGAACAACTACTGCGGTGCTTATATGCAGCTGATTTGGGTGCAGATGGAGGTGCAAAAATTGAAGGATTCATCAATACACTGACACAAAATTTTCGAAACAAATTTAACCCTGGAGTAGATTTGTCTCTTGACGAGTCACTGTTGCTATATAGAGGGCGTTTGATGTTTCGACAATATATAAAGTCAAAAAAGGCGAGATacggaataaaattttacgttttaacGACATCTGATGGCTatgtgttaaatattaaaatgtatactgGAGCGGAAGATGCAGATTCAACTGTGAGAAAAACAGATAAATTGGTCCTTCGTTTGATGCGTCCGTATGTGCTAAGAGGGCATAATCTCTATATGGACAACTTCTACAACTCTGTAACGCTTTCAGAGAAGTTAATAGATTTACAAACTCATTCTAATGGAACCCTGCGAAAGTCTAGGAAAGACAACCCAAAAGACGTCACAGgaaagaaactaaataaaggACAACATGTCTGGGCTAGAAAAGGAAGAGTTTACGTAAGTGCATGGAAAGATAAAAGAGAAGTCTGTATGATTACAACTTTGGACCACCCAGAACTTATTGAAGTGACAAACAGATTTGGTAAAAAGAAAACCAAACCCATAGAAGTTCATAGATACAACCAAAAAATGGCGGGCatagatcgagctgaccaaaTGGTCAGTTATTATTCGTCACCAAGAAAGACCATTCGGTGGTATAAAAAGGTTCTTTTCCACCTTTTGGACACGGCTGTTTGGaattctttttacattttcaaaaactatgtgaagaaaaacacaaagtacgaGTTCATAAAATACAGAGAAGAACTGATCCGAAAACTGATTGGATTGAATGAAGAAAAAGGAGTCGATTTAGTACAAAAGTCTCATAAACACAATAGCCGACGATTTGTGGTTCAACCTGATCCAGTGCCCCAAACACAACCTGAAGAAGCATCTGCTTCCCCATCGACTTCCAATCACGGACATTGGCCTACACGCATGATGCCTTCTTCAGCATCAAAGAAGAAGTTTGCATTTTTGTCATGCAAGCAATGCTCAAAGAGTAAAATACGACGAGACACGAGCTATTACTGTAAAGGATGTGACAAATCTCCTGCATTGTGTCCATCGTGCTTCGAAGACTGGCACAAAGATCtctaatataatagaaatgatacttatattttgttatatctgAACTTGATACTGacgtttttaagttttttttattgttatgtttgcTGTGAAGAAgtcacatttttgttttcttaaaaataaatagatactgtaggtaaataggtataataacagggtaaattacttttattttattgtgaggaagaacaaattttaagtttttgttaagtttcgttttatttttttgtacaccCAGTATCATAAAGATTGATAAAACTGTGATTTGATGGAAAAATATGTTCCTACTTAGACTATAAGATTTAACTGATTAAAAAGACTTGGAATATAAAGACTGTATCTAAAGTTTGTCAATTATAGTTATTAAgttgtaaacaaattatagtatgtgatttaattaaagtgaCTCTATTTTTTTCCTACAAAAAACACTTCGTACACAGGTATTGTGCAAACAATCATCAAAGGATttgtagtaagtaaatatgCAACTTTACGTTTAATTATATACCAAAAACGTCTAAATCCGTGACGTAACAAGGCGTTGTGTCATATTAACGCAGTACATCTCTATTATTACCGGTCAGCACGTCTATTTGCGCTGACATACCAAGACGTTGTGTCATTTCTTAACTGTTCTTTTGATCAATTTTGGATACATCTCGACACAACGTCTGTTTACGTGTCACGTACTAAGACGTACTGTCAAATCCACAATATGAGCAGCAATGCTATACGACAGTACGCCTATTTACGGTCACGTACCCAGGCGTTGTGTCAGAATTTTACAGCATGCATGTAAAACCACATGACAGTACGCCTATTTACGTGTCACGTACCCAGGCGTTGTGTCAGAATTTTACAGCATGCATGTAAAACCACATGACAGTACGCCTATTTACGGTCACGTACCCAGGCGTTGTGTCAGAATTTTACAGCATGCATGTAAAACCACATGACAGTACGCCTATTTAC
This sequence is a window from Plodia interpunctella isolate USDA-ARS_2022_Savannah chromosome 29, ilPloInte3.2, whole genome shotgun sequence. Protein-coding genes within it:
- the LOC128681974 gene encoding piggyBac transposable element-derived protein 4-like, which encodes MATRKKRARQSEKSKTLFGAEESGSSHDPFSDVEGEYDSDKNFEPPVEYSSGSEESIFDTRPQNIPRSLSGSEESSQESDENSESDDGTENNSAETQEEGEDADVSSDQERSSIQGVRARSPERVSGEEVTHQEENEDQSSRPEDSHVSEEEISPSQDEPITDRQSSASQPPVALVSDGRNQDSEDFPLPQPQAQAEVREREIEVSIVQEENNAGNQLSVSRGHRHSVNPVRRGTPPPTERIWEENVLDIPSFEFRSAAEGPTFEVNENTTCEAVFNEIFTPEMLEYLVERTNSYGEALTNTNRPHTRHARNSVFRPTNTEEMRKFLGLILLNGHIHVPNQRKLFTYDDPLYFHPVFNYTMSCRRYEQLLRCLYAADLGADGGAKIEGFINTLTQNFRNKFNPGVDLSLDESLLLYRGRLMFRQYIKSKKARYGIKFYVLTTSDGYVLNIKMYTGAEDADSTVRKTDKLVLRLMRPYVLRGHNLYMDNFYNSVTLSEKLIDLQTHSNGTLRKSRKDNPKDVTGKKLNKGQHVWARKGRVYVSAWKDKREVCMITTLDHPELIEVTNRFGKKKTKPIEVHRYNQKMAGIDRADQMVSYYSSPRKTIRWYKKVLFHLLDTAVWNSFYIFKNYVKKNTKYEFIKYREELIRKLIGLNEEKGVDLVQKSHKHNSRRFVVQPDPVPQTQPEEASASPSTSNHGHWPTRMMPSSASKKKFAFLSCKQCSKSKIRRDTSYYCKGCDKSPALCPSCFEDWHKDL